The Echeneis naucrates chromosome 10, fEcheNa1.1, whole genome shotgun sequence genome has a window encoding:
- the atox1 gene encoding copper transport protein ATOX1: MTKHEFEVAMTCEGCSGAVTRVLNKIGEVNFEIDLPKKLVWIESDKDVEVLMETLKKCGKEVKYNGTK, encoded by the exons ATGACC AAGCACGAGTTTGAGGTGGCGATGACTTGTGAGGGCTGTTCGGGAGCTGTGACTAGAGTCCTCAACAAAATTGGAG AGGTGAATTTTGAGATCGACCTGCCAAAGAAACTGGTTTGGATCGAGTCTGACAAGGATGTGGAGGTTCTCATggagacactgaagaaatgCGGGAAGGAGGTCAAATACAACGGCACTAAATGA
- the elp1 gene encoding elongator complex protein 1 isoform X2: MRNLKLLKSLCSSELQGLGSPQCFSVRADTGSLLVASQYSITEYDPRTGQVVSEASLTADNFLPEDGSGAVVGLQDLAELESVCLATAGGDVVLFSLNTCQFECVGSVDSGLTSMSWSPDEELVTLTTGQETIIMMTKDFEPITEIRIHQDDFGEGKFITVGWGKKETQFHGSEGKQAAQRKIQVQPAAGWDDRRPRVTWRGDGQLFAVSAVCPQTGARKVRVWNREGILQATSEPVNGLEQALCWKPSGSLIASTQRHPNKHSVVFMEKNGLLHGDFTLPFSKDQAKVKELLWNSDSTVLAVWVEDMTAGEDGSFNTCIQLWTVGNYHWYLKQSLDFGRDPQKAPVCVCWDPEHPLKLHLVTRSWTSITYDWGWTTERSPGLDATDNASVAVIDGDKILVTTFRQCVVPPPMCSFELQLKSAVNQVTFLCQPQRTNELAAFTANGQISVYSQDSREPAEKTADEFRIVSRPLVLRKTFSVPALQDDPLALRQMLWLQDELFLGVSTGLLPTTSTLKMLHPAQNDSDALAVRSEIEVDGVVVSMVHCSQSGTVALQLEDGQIRKLLWDCPEQSVEDWCDSTGCKMNFPVPCVQMALCSISGEEYLLGLTDRSHLYAGETELASNVSSFAICNDFLLITTHSHTCRCLQLSTLSVKGLQAALASIGGQNDETLRRVERGSRIVTVVPQDTRVILQMPRGNLETVHHRALVLAQLRRWLDDLKFREAFECMRKLRINLNLIYDHSPKVFLENIETFITQLNSINHINLFLTELREEDTTSTMYPRPESTPVQLPPASGLKVDVVCDALRSAMESMDPNKFCLSILTAHVKKTVPELEVALQKVHELRENPPEAPGAVNAEEALKYLLFLVNVNDLYEHSLGTYDFDLVLMVAEKSQKDPKEYLPFLNMLKSLELNYQRYTIDRHLKRYRKALFHLSKCGEEHFPEALQLVKEQKLYSEALRLFTTNSAHYKALSCAYAEHLVEQQQVEQAGLLLWRCGESVGALQAFASSSSWRNAICVAQHIPLPPDQLALLARDLAEKLTEQRRYSEAALLLDQYAKDCEEAILALITGAVWEEALRLTYMHNRQDITETNLKPALLEAVNTQAAFLEAQLATFSRHRTRLAVVREQKQKARLDMLDEDGPDCPDAELYSEASSVMTGSKYSHSNSRISSRSSKNRRKAERKKLSLKEGSPMEDRALMCALGEIITTVDKMREEVHNLLKALVLFQFDKQAEKLQAAFEEALQTMETAVPEVWPEGLQQNQAPITGPNSTANTIMASFQQQQQRPAASQDAELPAPPKMRNGVKWKLTILK, encoded by the exons ATGAGGAACCTGAAGCTGCTGAAGAGCCTGTGCAGCTCGGAGCTGCAGGGTCTGGGCTCCccacagtgtttttctgtgcgGGCTGACACTGGTTCTTTGCTGGTTGCCTCTCAGTACTCCATCACAGAATATGACCCCCGAACGGGCCAG GTGGTAAGTGAAGCCTCTTTGACAGCCGATAATTTCCTCCCAGAGGATGGCAGCGGAGCTGTGGTTGGACTGCAGGACTTGGCTGAACTTGAGTCAGTGTGTTTGGCCACAGCTGGTGGCGATGTTGTCCTCTTCAGCCTCAATACATGCCAG TTTGAGTGTGTTGGCAGTGTTGACAGCGGCCTGACATCGATGAGTTGGAGTCCTGATGAAGAGCTTGTGACTCTCACGACTG GTCAGGAAACGATCATCATGATGACCAAAGATTTTGAGCCAATCACCGAGATCAGAATCCACCAGGACGACTTTGGTGAAG GAAAGTTCATCACAGTGGGTTGGGGCAAGAAGGAGACTCAGTTCCACGGCTCTGAGGGGAAAcaggcagcacagaggaagatccag GTGCAGCCAGCTGCTGGGTGGGACGACCGCAGGCCACGAGTGACGTGGCGGGGTGACGGTCAGTTGTTTGCCGTCAGCGCCGTCTGTCCTCAAACGGGAGCAAGGAAGGTGCGTGTTTGGAACAGAGAGGGCATCCTGCAGGCCACCAGTGAGCCCGTCAACGGCCTGGAGCAGGCACTCTGCTGGAA ACCGTCTGGCAGCCTGATAGCAAGCACTCAGCGTCACCCCAACAAACACAGCGTGGTGTTCATGGAGAAGAATGGACTGCTGCACGGAGACTTCACTCTGCCCTTCAGCAAGGACCAGGCTAAG GTGAAGGAGCTGTTGTGGAACAGTGACTCCACTGTTTTAGCAGTCTGGGTGGAGGACATGACAGCTGGAGAGGATGGAAGCTTCAACACTTGCA tCCAGCTGTGGACAGTTGGAAACTACCACTGGTATCTGAAACAGAGCCTGGACTTTGGCAGAGACCCTCAGAAGGCGCCGGTCTGTGTCTGCTGGGACCCCGAACACCCCCTGAAGCTCCACCTGGTGACGCGCAGCTGGACCAGCATCACTTACGACTGGGGATGGACGACAGAGCGAAGCCCCGGGCTGGACGCCACTGACAACGCCAGCGTAGCTGTGATTGATGGAG ATAAAATCCTGGTGACAACCTTCAGGCAGTGTGTCGTCCCTCCACCAATGTGTTCGTTCGAGCTCCAGCTGAAGTCAGCGGTCAACCAGGTGACCTTCCTCTGCCAACCACAAAGAACCAATGAGCTGGCAGCGTTCACAGCTAATGGACAGATCTCAGTCTATAGCCAAG ACTCCAGAGAACCAGCTgaaaaaacagctgatgaatTTAGGATTGTGTCTCGTCCACTGGTCCTCCGGAAAACCTTCAG TGTACCTGCTCTCCAGGACGACCCTCTGGCTCTGCGGCAGATGCTGTGGCTGCAGGATGAGCTGTTTTTGGGCGTCAGCACCGGTCTGCTGCCGACGACCTCCACCCTGAAGATGCTCCATCCTGCTCAGAACGACAGCGACGCGCTCGCTGTCAG GTCTGAGATAGAAGTGGACGGTGTTGTGGTCAGTATGGTTCACTGTTCTCAGTCTGGCACTGTGGCTCTACAGCTGGAGGATGGGCAGATCAGGAAATTGCTTTGGG ATTGTCCTGAGCAGTCTGTGGAGGATTGGTGTGACTCCACTGGATGTAAAATGAACTTCCCTGTTCCCTGTGTTCAGATGGCCCTCTGCTCCATCAGTGGGGAG GAATATCTCCTGGGCCTGACTGACAGATCACACCTGTatgctggagaaacagag CTGGCCTCTAACGTGTCTTCCTTCGCCATTTGCAACgacttcctcctcatcaccacACACTCCCACACCTGCCGCTGCCTCCAGCTCAGTACACTCAGTGTCAAAG GGCTGCAGGCGGCGTTGGCCTCAATTGGAGGTCAGAATGACGAGACGCTGCGCCGGGTGGAGAGAGGATCCAGGATCGTCACTGTGGTGCCTCAAGACACCAGAGTTATTCTACAg atGCCTCGTGGGAACTTGGAAACCGTACATCACAGAGCACTGGTGTTGGCTCAGCTCAGGAGGTGGTTGGATGA TTTAAAGTTCAGAGAAGCCTTCGAGTGTATGAGGAAGCTGAGGATCAACCTGAACCTGATTTACGACCACAGCCCAAAG GTTTTTCTGGAGAACATAGAGACCTTCATCACACAACTCAACTCCATCAACCACATCAACCTCTTCCTCACTGAACTCAG GGAGGAGGACACAACCAGCACCATGTACCCCCGTCCTGAGAGCACCCCTGTCCAGCTGCCACCAGCCTCTGGTCTTAAGGTGGATGTGGTCTGTGATGCTTTACGGAGCGCCATGGAGTCCATGGATCCAAACAA GTTCTGTCTGTCCATATTAACGGCTCATGTGAAGAAGACGGTTCCAGAGCTGGAAGTCGCTCTGCAGAAAGTCCACGAGCTTCGAG AGAACCCACCTGAAGCTCCGGGTGCTGTGAACGCAGAAGAGGCGCTGAAgtacctcctcttcctcgtcaaTGTCAACGACTTGTACGAACATTCTCTGGGAACATACGACTTCGACCTCGTGCTCATGGTGGCTGAGAAATCTCAGAAG GACCCCAAAGAGTACCTTCCCTTCCTAAACATGCTGAAGAGTCTGGAGCTAAACTACCAGCGCTACACCATCGACAGACACCTGAAACGCTACAGGAAGGCTCTGTTTCATCTCAGCAAGTGTG GTGAGGAACATTTCCCCGAAGCTCTGCAGTTGGTTAAGGAGCAGAAACTCTACAGTGAAGCTCTGAGACTGTTTACAACAAACAGCGCTCACTATAAG GCTCTGAGCTGCGCCTATGCAGAGCACctggtggagcagcagcaggtggagcagGCCGGCCTGTTGCTATGGCGCTGTGGCGAGTCAGTTGGCGCCCTGCAGGCGTTcgccagcagctccagctggagAAACGCCATCTGTGTGGCGCAGCATATCCCGCTGCCTCCTGACCAGTTGGCTCTGCTGGCCAGGGACCTGGCAG AGAAGCTTACTGAGCAGCGGCGCTACTCGGAGGCCGCTCTGCTGCTGGACCAGTACGCCAAA GACTGCGAGGAAGCCATCTTGGCTCTGATCACCGGTGCAGTCTGGGAGGAGGCACTTCGATTG ACGTACATGCACAACAGGCAGGACATCACTGAAACCAACCTGAAGCCTGCTCTGTTGGAAG CCGTCAACACTCAGGCGGCTTTCCTTGAGGCTCAGCTGGCCACGTTCAGCCGGCACAGGACCCGGCTGGCTGTGGTCCGGGAGCAGAAACAGAAGGCCAGACTGGACATGCTGG ATGAGGACGGCCCAGACTGTCCTGATGCTGAGCTTTACTCTGAAGCCAGTAGCGTGATGACCGGATCCAAATACTCCCACAGCAACTCCCGCATCTCCTC GAGATCATCGAAGAACCGGAGGAAGGCCGAGAGGAAGAAGCTCAGTCTGAAGGAAGGAAGCCCGATGGAGGACAGAGCACTGATGTGCGCTCTGGGCGAGATCATTACCACAGTGGACAAGATGAGAG AGGAGGTACACAACCTGCTGAAAGCCCTGGTACTGTTCCAGTTCGACAAACAGGCCGAGAAGCTTCAGGCGGCCTTCGAGGAAGCTCTGCAGACGATGGAGACAGCGGTGCCGGAGGTGTGGCCTGAAGGCCTCCAACAGAACCAAGCTCCG ATCACTGGGCCAAACTCGACCGCGAACACCATCATGGCGtctttccagcagcagcagcagcgaccTGCAGCTTCACAAG ATGCTGAGCTCCCGGCACCCCCAAAGATGAGAAACGGAGTCAAGTGGAAGCTCACCATCCTGAAGTAG
- the elp1 gene encoding elongator complex protein 1 isoform X1, whose translation MRNLKLLKSLCSSELQGLGSPQCFSVRADTGSLLVASQYSITEYDPRTGQVVSEASLTADNFLPEDGSGAVVGLQDLAELESVCLATAGGDVVLFSLNTCQFECVGSVDSGLTSMSWSPDEELVTLTTGQETIIMMTKDFEPITEIRIHQDDFGEGKFITVGWGKKETQFHGSEGKQAAQRKIQEVQPAAGWDDRRPRVTWRGDGQLFAVSAVCPQTGARKVRVWNREGILQATSEPVNGLEQALCWKPSGSLIASTQRHPNKHSVVFMEKNGLLHGDFTLPFSKDQAKVKELLWNSDSTVLAVWVEDMTAGEDGSFNTCIQLWTVGNYHWYLKQSLDFGRDPQKAPVCVCWDPEHPLKLHLVTRSWTSITYDWGWTTERSPGLDATDNASVAVIDGDKILVTTFRQCVVPPPMCSFELQLKSAVNQVTFLCQPQRTNELAAFTANGQISVYSQDSREPAEKTADEFRIVSRPLVLRKTFSVPALQDDPLALRQMLWLQDELFLGVSTGLLPTTSTLKMLHPAQNDSDALAVRSEIEVDGVVVSMVHCSQSGTVALQLEDGQIRKLLWDCPEQSVEDWCDSTGCKMNFPVPCVQMALCSISGEEYLLGLTDRSHLYAGETELASNVSSFAICNDFLLITTHSHTCRCLQLSTLSVKGLQAALASIGGQNDETLRRVERGSRIVTVVPQDTRVILQMPRGNLETVHHRALVLAQLRRWLDDLKFREAFECMRKLRINLNLIYDHSPKVFLENIETFITQLNSINHINLFLTELREEDTTSTMYPRPESTPVQLPPASGLKVDVVCDALRSAMESMDPNKFCLSILTAHVKKTVPELEVALQKVHELRENPPEAPGAVNAEEALKYLLFLVNVNDLYEHSLGTYDFDLVLMVAEKSQKDPKEYLPFLNMLKSLELNYQRYTIDRHLKRYRKALFHLSKCGEEHFPEALQLVKEQKLYSEALRLFTTNSAHYKALSCAYAEHLVEQQQVEQAGLLLWRCGESVGALQAFASSSSWRNAICVAQHIPLPPDQLALLARDLAEKLTEQRRYSEAALLLDQYAKDCEEAILALITGAVWEEALRLTYMHNRQDITETNLKPALLEAVNTQAAFLEAQLATFSRHRTRLAVVREQKQKARLDMLDEDGPDCPDAELYSEASSVMTGSKYSHSNSRISSRSSKNRRKAERKKLSLKEGSPMEDRALMCALGEIITTVDKMREEVHNLLKALVLFQFDKQAEKLQAAFEEALQTMETAVPEVWPEGLQQNQAPITGPNSTANTIMASFQQQQQRPAASQDAELPAPPKMRNGVKWKLTILK comes from the exons ATGAGGAACCTGAAGCTGCTGAAGAGCCTGTGCAGCTCGGAGCTGCAGGGTCTGGGCTCCccacagtgtttttctgtgcgGGCTGACACTGGTTCTTTGCTGGTTGCCTCTCAGTACTCCATCACAGAATATGACCCCCGAACGGGCCAG GTGGTAAGTGAAGCCTCTTTGACAGCCGATAATTTCCTCCCAGAGGATGGCAGCGGAGCTGTGGTTGGACTGCAGGACTTGGCTGAACTTGAGTCAGTGTGTTTGGCCACAGCTGGTGGCGATGTTGTCCTCTTCAGCCTCAATACATGCCAG TTTGAGTGTGTTGGCAGTGTTGACAGCGGCCTGACATCGATGAGTTGGAGTCCTGATGAAGAGCTTGTGACTCTCACGACTG GTCAGGAAACGATCATCATGATGACCAAAGATTTTGAGCCAATCACCGAGATCAGAATCCACCAGGACGACTTTGGTGAAG GAAAGTTCATCACAGTGGGTTGGGGCAAGAAGGAGACTCAGTTCCACGGCTCTGAGGGGAAAcaggcagcacagaggaagatccag GAGGTGCAGCCAGCTGCTGGGTGGGACGACCGCAGGCCACGAGTGACGTGGCGGGGTGACGGTCAGTTGTTTGCCGTCAGCGCCGTCTGTCCTCAAACGGGAGCAAGGAAGGTGCGTGTTTGGAACAGAGAGGGCATCCTGCAGGCCACCAGTGAGCCCGTCAACGGCCTGGAGCAGGCACTCTGCTGGAA ACCGTCTGGCAGCCTGATAGCAAGCACTCAGCGTCACCCCAACAAACACAGCGTGGTGTTCATGGAGAAGAATGGACTGCTGCACGGAGACTTCACTCTGCCCTTCAGCAAGGACCAGGCTAAG GTGAAGGAGCTGTTGTGGAACAGTGACTCCACTGTTTTAGCAGTCTGGGTGGAGGACATGACAGCTGGAGAGGATGGAAGCTTCAACACTTGCA tCCAGCTGTGGACAGTTGGAAACTACCACTGGTATCTGAAACAGAGCCTGGACTTTGGCAGAGACCCTCAGAAGGCGCCGGTCTGTGTCTGCTGGGACCCCGAACACCCCCTGAAGCTCCACCTGGTGACGCGCAGCTGGACCAGCATCACTTACGACTGGGGATGGACGACAGAGCGAAGCCCCGGGCTGGACGCCACTGACAACGCCAGCGTAGCTGTGATTGATGGAG ATAAAATCCTGGTGACAACCTTCAGGCAGTGTGTCGTCCCTCCACCAATGTGTTCGTTCGAGCTCCAGCTGAAGTCAGCGGTCAACCAGGTGACCTTCCTCTGCCAACCACAAAGAACCAATGAGCTGGCAGCGTTCACAGCTAATGGACAGATCTCAGTCTATAGCCAAG ACTCCAGAGAACCAGCTgaaaaaacagctgatgaatTTAGGATTGTGTCTCGTCCACTGGTCCTCCGGAAAACCTTCAG TGTACCTGCTCTCCAGGACGACCCTCTGGCTCTGCGGCAGATGCTGTGGCTGCAGGATGAGCTGTTTTTGGGCGTCAGCACCGGTCTGCTGCCGACGACCTCCACCCTGAAGATGCTCCATCCTGCTCAGAACGACAGCGACGCGCTCGCTGTCAG GTCTGAGATAGAAGTGGACGGTGTTGTGGTCAGTATGGTTCACTGTTCTCAGTCTGGCACTGTGGCTCTACAGCTGGAGGATGGGCAGATCAGGAAATTGCTTTGGG ATTGTCCTGAGCAGTCTGTGGAGGATTGGTGTGACTCCACTGGATGTAAAATGAACTTCCCTGTTCCCTGTGTTCAGATGGCCCTCTGCTCCATCAGTGGGGAG GAATATCTCCTGGGCCTGACTGACAGATCACACCTGTatgctggagaaacagag CTGGCCTCTAACGTGTCTTCCTTCGCCATTTGCAACgacttcctcctcatcaccacACACTCCCACACCTGCCGCTGCCTCCAGCTCAGTACACTCAGTGTCAAAG GGCTGCAGGCGGCGTTGGCCTCAATTGGAGGTCAGAATGACGAGACGCTGCGCCGGGTGGAGAGAGGATCCAGGATCGTCACTGTGGTGCCTCAAGACACCAGAGTTATTCTACAg atGCCTCGTGGGAACTTGGAAACCGTACATCACAGAGCACTGGTGTTGGCTCAGCTCAGGAGGTGGTTGGATGA TTTAAAGTTCAGAGAAGCCTTCGAGTGTATGAGGAAGCTGAGGATCAACCTGAACCTGATTTACGACCACAGCCCAAAG GTTTTTCTGGAGAACATAGAGACCTTCATCACACAACTCAACTCCATCAACCACATCAACCTCTTCCTCACTGAACTCAG GGAGGAGGACACAACCAGCACCATGTACCCCCGTCCTGAGAGCACCCCTGTCCAGCTGCCACCAGCCTCTGGTCTTAAGGTGGATGTGGTCTGTGATGCTTTACGGAGCGCCATGGAGTCCATGGATCCAAACAA GTTCTGTCTGTCCATATTAACGGCTCATGTGAAGAAGACGGTTCCAGAGCTGGAAGTCGCTCTGCAGAAAGTCCACGAGCTTCGAG AGAACCCACCTGAAGCTCCGGGTGCTGTGAACGCAGAAGAGGCGCTGAAgtacctcctcttcctcgtcaaTGTCAACGACTTGTACGAACATTCTCTGGGAACATACGACTTCGACCTCGTGCTCATGGTGGCTGAGAAATCTCAGAAG GACCCCAAAGAGTACCTTCCCTTCCTAAACATGCTGAAGAGTCTGGAGCTAAACTACCAGCGCTACACCATCGACAGACACCTGAAACGCTACAGGAAGGCTCTGTTTCATCTCAGCAAGTGTG GTGAGGAACATTTCCCCGAAGCTCTGCAGTTGGTTAAGGAGCAGAAACTCTACAGTGAAGCTCTGAGACTGTTTACAACAAACAGCGCTCACTATAAG GCTCTGAGCTGCGCCTATGCAGAGCACctggtggagcagcagcaggtggagcagGCCGGCCTGTTGCTATGGCGCTGTGGCGAGTCAGTTGGCGCCCTGCAGGCGTTcgccagcagctccagctggagAAACGCCATCTGTGTGGCGCAGCATATCCCGCTGCCTCCTGACCAGTTGGCTCTGCTGGCCAGGGACCTGGCAG AGAAGCTTACTGAGCAGCGGCGCTACTCGGAGGCCGCTCTGCTGCTGGACCAGTACGCCAAA GACTGCGAGGAAGCCATCTTGGCTCTGATCACCGGTGCAGTCTGGGAGGAGGCACTTCGATTG ACGTACATGCACAACAGGCAGGACATCACTGAAACCAACCTGAAGCCTGCTCTGTTGGAAG CCGTCAACACTCAGGCGGCTTTCCTTGAGGCTCAGCTGGCCACGTTCAGCCGGCACAGGACCCGGCTGGCTGTGGTCCGGGAGCAGAAACAGAAGGCCAGACTGGACATGCTGG ATGAGGACGGCCCAGACTGTCCTGATGCTGAGCTTTACTCTGAAGCCAGTAGCGTGATGACCGGATCCAAATACTCCCACAGCAACTCCCGCATCTCCTC GAGATCATCGAAGAACCGGAGGAAGGCCGAGAGGAAGAAGCTCAGTCTGAAGGAAGGAAGCCCGATGGAGGACAGAGCACTGATGTGCGCTCTGGGCGAGATCATTACCACAGTGGACAAGATGAGAG AGGAGGTACACAACCTGCTGAAAGCCCTGGTACTGTTCCAGTTCGACAAACAGGCCGAGAAGCTTCAGGCGGCCTTCGAGGAAGCTCTGCAGACGATGGAGACAGCGGTGCCGGAGGTGTGGCCTGAAGGCCTCCAACAGAACCAAGCTCCG ATCACTGGGCCAAACTCGACCGCGAACACCATCATGGCGtctttccagcagcagcagcagcgaccTGCAGCTTCACAAG ATGCTGAGCTCCCGGCACCCCCAAAGATGAGAAACGGAGTCAAGTGGAAGCTCACCATCCTGAAGTAG